A single Thermaerobacter sp. FW80 DNA region contains:
- a CDS encoding SDR family NAD(P)-dependent oxidoreductase has translation MSERFLEGQHALITGASRGIGAAIAEALARAGARLTLVSRNQQALRERATHLKALTDVHLKVADVTDPAAVDRAFRGAAAAFGPVTILVNNAGQVESRPFLKTDLQLWTHLLAVNLTSTYLCTRCALPGMLTAGWGRIVNVASTAGLTGYPYVSAYCASKHGVVGLTRSLARELARKGITVNAVCPGYTETDLIRNAVQTIAVATGRTEGEARAELVKSIPLGRLVEPSEVADAVLWLCRPESAAINGQAIAVAGGEVM, from the coding sequence ATGAGCGAGCGCTTCCTTGAAGGCCAGCACGCCCTGATCACGGGGGCAAGCCGGGGCATCGGCGCGGCCATTGCCGAGGCCTTGGCTCGGGCGGGCGCTCGCTTGACCCTGGTCAGCCGCAACCAGCAAGCCCTTCGGGAGCGGGCGACCCACCTTAAGGCCCTGACGGACGTGCATCTCAAGGTGGCCGACGTCACGGATCCGGCGGCGGTGGACCGGGCCTTTCGGGGGGCCGCGGCAGCCTTCGGTCCGGTGACCATCTTGGTCAATAACGCGGGCCAGGTCGAGTCCCGGCCCTTTCTCAAGACGGACCTGCAGCTGTGGACCCATTTGCTGGCCGTCAACCTGACCAGCACGTACCTTTGTACCCGGTGCGCCCTGCCCGGCATGCTGACGGCCGGCTGGGGGCGCATCGTCAATGTGGCCAGCACGGCTGGACTTACCGGGTACCCGTACGTCAGCGCCTACTGTGCTTCCAAACACGGGGTCGTCGGGCTGACCCGGTCCTTGGCACGAGAACTGGCCCGCAAGGGCATCACGGTTAATGCCGTCTGTCCGGGCTATACGGAAACAGACCTGATCCGCAATGCAGTCCAAACCATCGCCGTTGCCACCGGACGCACCGAAGGGGAGGCCCGGGCCGAGCTGGTCAAAAGCATTCCCCTCGGTCGACTGGTTGAACCCAGCGAGGTGGCCGACGCCGTGCTTTGGCTCTGTCGGCCGGAGTCGGCGGCCATCAACGGGCAAGCCATCGCTGTCGCTGGCGGCGAGGTCATGTAA
- the hpaD gene encoding 3,4-dihydroxyphenylacetate 2,3-dioxygenase, which produces MVDMRWQRPPFDIVRAAHAELLVSDLEASRRFYVDLLGFVVTAEEPGALYLRGYEEQVHHSLVLRRLPAAGGPARWGPGPGPHPEAPGSVPDSQGFPSEADRFEPGSGPATAQGRSLPAVAHLAYRVADEDDLDRLAAFFQSRGCPVLWLKAGDEPGQGRALRVQDPLGFPVEFFCRMERAERLLQRFDRYRGAHILRLDHFNLHVPDVAAAFDHYRALGFRCSEYTATDPPGPGERLWAAWMYRKPNVHDVALMNGDGPRLHHLGFWVSDTQSVLRACDIVAAAGLAAAIERGPGRHGLSNAFFVYLRDPDGHRIELYTCDYYTGDPDFEPIRWSVNDPRRGTFWGHAAPASWFEESSPVLDLEGRPVPVEPARLTERPQTVT; this is translated from the coding sequence ATGGTCGACATGCGGTGGCAGCGGCCGCCGTTCGACATCGTGCGGGCGGCCCACGCCGAGCTCCTGGTCTCGGATCTCGAGGCATCCCGCCGGTTCTACGTCGACCTGCTGGGGTTCGTGGTGACGGCGGAGGAACCCGGCGCCCTGTACCTCCGGGGCTACGAGGAACAGGTCCACCACAGCCTGGTGCTGCGGCGGCTCCCGGCGGCTGGCGGACCGGCTCGCTGGGGGCCTGGGCCCGGTCCGCACCCGGAGGCGCCCGGATCGGTCCCGGACAGCCAGGGGTTTCCATCGGAGGCGGACCGGTTCGAGCCTGGATCGGGGCCCGCAACGGCTCAGGGCCGCTCCCTGCCCGCCGTCGCTCACCTGGCGTACCGGGTGGCGGACGAGGACGACCTGGACCGGCTGGCCGCGTTCTTCCAGTCCCGGGGGTGTCCCGTGCTCTGGCTCAAAGCCGGGGACGAACCCGGCCAGGGCCGCGCCCTGCGGGTCCAGGACCCCCTGGGCTTTCCCGTGGAGTTCTTCTGCCGCATGGAGCGGGCGGAACGCCTGCTGCAGCGGTTCGACCGTTACCGCGGCGCCCACATCCTGCGCCTCGACCACTTCAACCTGCACGTGCCCGACGTGGCGGCGGCCTTCGACCACTACAGGGCCCTGGGCTTCCGCTGCTCGGAGTACACCGCCACGGACCCGCCAGGGCCGGGCGAGAGGCTCTGGGCGGCCTGGATGTACCGCAAGCCCAACGTCCACGACGTGGCGCTGATGAACGGCGACGGGCCCCGGCTCCACCACCTGGGGTTCTGGGTCAGCGACACCCAGAGCGTGCTGCGGGCCTGCGACATCGTGGCCGCGGCGGGGCTGGCGGCGGCCATCGAGCGGGGGCCTGGGCGGCACGGGCTGAGCAACGCCTTCTTCGTGTACCTGCGGGACCCCGACGGCCACCGCATCGAGCTCTACACCTGCGACTACTACACCGGCGATCCCGACTTCGAGCCCATCCGCTGGAGCGTCAACGACCCGCGGCGGGGCACCTTCTGGGGCCACGCGGCGCCCGCCAGCTGGTTCGAGGAGTCAAGCCCCGTGCTGGACCTAGAGGGCCGGCCGGTGCCGGTGGAACCCGCCCGGCTCACGGAGCGGCCCCAGACGGTGACCTAA
- a CDS encoding bifunctional salicylyl-CoA 5-hydroxylase/oxidoreductase, producing MRILCVGGGPAGLYFALLMKKLDPGHEVVVYERNRPDDTFGWGVVLSDSTLDSLKAADRESYDAIQRNFYHWDDIEVHFKGRVIRSGGHGFAGIARKRLLLILQERARELGVHLAFQYEVEDVVTLAEEWNADLVVAADGVNSRIRSQYAHAFQPEIEWGKCRYVWLGTHKPFKAFTFAFEQTQWGWFTAHAYPFDHQTSTFIVETPEEVWKAAGMDRMEKEESIAFCERLFARHLDGHALMSNAAHLRGSAQWLRFPWLHCKSWVHRLDVKGRPVPLVLMGDAAHTVHFSVGSGTKLAMEDAIGLVKAFAKYGDQDERAVVAALKAYEADRKVELLRLRNAARNSADWFENVKRYAYLEPEQFAYTLLTRSQRLFHEELRQRDSNYIKRFEIWFARQCGLGDQPVPPMFTPFQLRSIRLKNRVVVSPMAMYSAIDGTPNDFHLVHLGARALGGAALVFTEMTAVSREGRISPGCAGMYKRDHVDAWKRIVEFVHQHTDAKIALQLGHSGPKGSTRVGWEGYHKPLPDGNWPVIAPSPIPWSPENQVPRAMTREDMDRVKADFVRATQWAIECGFDWLELHCGHGYLLSAFISPLTNRRTDEYGGSLENRMRFPLEVFRAMREVWPAHLPMSVRISAHDWAPGGITPDDAVEIARLFKEAGADLIDVSSGQTTLMARPVYGRLYQTPFADRIRHEVGIATMAVGSIYEADHVNSIIASGRADLCAIARPHLANPHWTLLEAAKLGYTKVGWPKQYLDGKEQLERLMARAQAAQEGERAIIEELERIMARAAQDRAEVEASS from the coding sequence ATGCGCATCCTTTGCGTTGGGGGTGGCCCTGCGGGGCTTTATTTCGCCCTGCTGATGAAAAAGCTCGATCCTGGGCACGAAGTGGTGGTCTATGAGCGCAATCGGCCCGATGATACCTTCGGCTGGGGCGTGGTGCTCTCCGACAGCACCCTGGACAGCCTGAAGGCCGCCGACCGGGAAAGCTACGACGCGATCCAACGCAACTTTTACCACTGGGATGACATCGAAGTTCACTTTAAAGGACGGGTCATTCGCTCGGGCGGCCATGGCTTTGCCGGCATCGCACGCAAACGCTTGCTCCTCATTCTCCAGGAACGAGCCCGTGAACTAGGTGTGCACCTGGCCTTCCAGTACGAAGTGGAAGATGTGGTGACTCTGGCCGAAGAGTGGAACGCCGATCTGGTGGTCGCCGCCGATGGGGTCAACAGTCGGATTCGCAGCCAATACGCCCATGCCTTTCAACCCGAGATCGAGTGGGGTAAGTGCCGCTACGTATGGCTCGGAACCCATAAACCCTTTAAGGCCTTCACTTTCGCCTTCGAGCAAACCCAGTGGGGCTGGTTTACCGCTCACGCTTACCCTTTCGACCACCAAACCAGCACCTTCATCGTTGAAACCCCGGAGGAAGTTTGGAAAGCCGCCGGGATGGATCGAATGGAGAAGGAAGAGTCCATTGCCTTTTGCGAACGCCTCTTTGCCCGTCATCTGGATGGCCACGCCTTGATGTCCAATGCGGCCCACTTGCGGGGATCCGCCCAATGGCTGCGTTTCCCGTGGCTCCATTGTAAATCCTGGGTGCACCGGCTCGACGTGAAGGGTCGCCCCGTGCCCCTGGTGTTGATGGGCGATGCAGCCCACACCGTGCACTTCTCCGTAGGTTCAGGTACCAAACTGGCGATGGAGGACGCCATCGGCTTGGTCAAAGCGTTCGCCAAATATGGCGACCAGGATGAGCGGGCCGTGGTCGCAGCCCTGAAGGCCTACGAAGCGGACCGTAAGGTGGAGCTACTGCGTCTGCGGAACGCAGCCCGTAACTCGGCGGACTGGTTCGAAAACGTCAAGCGCTATGCTTACCTTGAGCCGGAGCAGTTTGCTTACACGCTACTGACCCGGTCGCAACGGCTTTTTCACGAAGAGTTACGCCAGCGGGATAGCAACTACATCAAGCGCTTCGAAATCTGGTTTGCACGCCAGTGCGGACTTGGTGATCAACCGGTCCCGCCGATGTTTACCCCCTTTCAGCTGCGCAGCATCCGCCTCAAGAACCGGGTGGTTGTGTCTCCCATGGCGATGTACTCCGCCATCGATGGCACCCCCAACGACTTTCATCTCGTGCACCTGGGGGCACGGGCTTTAGGGGGGGCGGCCTTGGTCTTTACGGAGATGACCGCTGTGTCCCGCGAGGGTCGCATCAGCCCGGGTTGTGCGGGGATGTACAAACGCGACCATGTGGATGCCTGGAAGCGCATCGTGGAGTTTGTGCACCAGCATACCGATGCGAAAATCGCCCTCCAACTGGGTCACTCCGGGCCCAAGGGTTCCACCCGGGTTGGCTGGGAAGGGTATCACAAGCCTTTGCCAGATGGGAACTGGCCGGTCATCGCCCCGTCCCCCATTCCGTGGAGCCCCGAGAATCAGGTGCCGCGGGCGATGACCCGGGAAGACATGGACCGCGTGAAGGCCGATTTCGTGCGAGCGACCCAGTGGGCGATCGAGTGTGGTTTTGACTGGTTGGAACTTCACTGCGGCCATGGCTACTTGCTTTCCGCGTTTATCAGCCCGCTCACCAACCGACGCACCGATGAGTATGGCGGAAGCCTTGAAAACCGCATGCGCTTCCCCCTTGAGGTGTTCCGCGCAATGCGGGAGGTGTGGCCCGCCCACCTGCCCATGTCCGTTCGGATATCCGCTCATGATTGGGCACCAGGGGGCATCACCCCGGACGATGCGGTGGAGATCGCCCGCCTGTTCAAGGAGGCAGGTGCCGATCTCATCGATGTGTCCAGCGGGCAAACCACCCTCATGGCGCGGCCGGTGTACGGGCGTTTATACCAGACCCCGTTTGCCGACCGGATTCGTCATGAGGTGGGCATTGCCACCATGGCGGTGGGATCCATTTACGAAGCGGACCATGTCAACTCGATCATCGCCTCGGGGCGCGCGGATCTATGTGCCATTGCTCGGCCCCACCTCGCCAATCCCCACTGGACCCTCCTGGAAGCCGCCAAGCTGGGGTACACCAAGGTCGGTTGGCCGAAGCAGTACCTGGATGGCAAGGAGCAGTTGGAACGCCTCATGGCTCGGGCCCAGGCGGCTCAAGAGGGTGAGCGGGCGATTATTGAAGAGCTGGAGCGCATCATGGCCCGGGCCGCCCAGGACCGGGCGGAGGTGGAAGCCAGCTCATGA
- a CDS encoding MarR family winged helix-turn-helix transcriptional regulator produces MGTRTKEAKVVSLDLESRITEDDHQAIKLWLRLLSTTNLIEHQVRVRLRAEFQTTLPRFDLLAQLERHPAGLTMNELSQRMMVTAGNITRLVDELEREGLVAREPHPQDRRAIKVKLTPAGSRRFAAMAKIHEGWIIDLFAGLSREEKELLYRLLAKLKQHVLATGNEEAP; encoded by the coding sequence ATGGGTACGCGGACCAAGGAGGCCAAGGTGGTTTCGTTGGACCTTGAATCCCGGATCACCGAGGACGACCACCAGGCCATCAAACTATGGCTCCGGCTGCTGTCGACGACGAACCTGATCGAGCATCAGGTACGGGTCCGGTTGCGGGCAGAGTTTCAAACGACCCTGCCCCGGTTCGACCTCTTGGCCCAGCTGGAACGCCACCCGGCGGGTCTCACCATGAATGAACTTTCGCAGCGCATGATGGTCACAGCGGGCAACATCACCCGTCTGGTCGACGAGCTGGAGCGGGAGGGGCTGGTGGCACGAGAACCCCATCCTCAAGACCGGCGCGCCATCAAGGTCAAGCTGACTCCCGCCGGGTCCCGCCGCTTTGCTGCCATGGCCAAGATTCACGAAGGCTGGATCATCGACCTGTTTGCAGGTCTTTCCCGCGAGGAGAAGGAGTTGCTGTACCGTCTGTTGGCCAAGTTGAAACAGCACGTGCTTGCCACTGGGAACGAGGAGGCGCCGTGA
- the hpaE gene encoding 5-carboxymethyl-2-hydroxymuconate semialdehyde dehydrogenase produces MGGAMGEAVHQQGQGAGTPAAAVPRQALHFIGGRFVPGKEGRFFTTLNPATNRPLAEVAEGSPDDVDAAVQAARRAFDEGPWPRMLPAERARYLERIADRIEARSEAIARVEVLDTGMPISQARGQATRAAENFRFFARRIQDLGGHVWQVGDRFVNYVVHKPVGVAGLITPWNTPFMLATWKVAPCLAAGNTCVLKPAEWAPLSAHLLAEIVAEAGLPEGVFNVVHGFGEPAGASLVAHPAVNLISFTGETTTGKAIMANGAATLKRYSFELGGKSPVVIFADADLERAVDAAVFGVFSLNGERCTAGSRLLVEEPVYRDVVEAVARRAARIRIGDPADPRTELGPLIHPEHWRRVMGYVEAGRAEGAELLTGGRRPPGLPPELAGGNYLEATVFAGARPGMRVFQEEIFGPVVVATPFRTEDEAVRLANAVRYGLAAYVWTRDVGRAHRVGQAIDAGMVWLNSQNVRDLRTPFGGMKDSGIGREGGDYSFEFYCERQVIHVALGEHPIPRFGAG; encoded by the coding sequence ATGGGCGGAGCGATGGGAGAGGCGGTCCACCAACAGGGGCAAGGCGCGGGCACGCCGGCGGCCGCCGTCCCCCGGCAGGCGCTGCACTTCATCGGCGGTCGGTTCGTCCCGGGGAAGGAAGGCCGGTTCTTCACCACCCTGAACCCTGCCACCAACCGGCCTCTGGCGGAGGTGGCGGAGGGCAGCCCGGACGACGTCGACGCGGCGGTGCAGGCGGCCCGGCGAGCCTTCGACGAGGGGCCGTGGCCGCGGATGCTGCCGGCGGAGCGGGCCCGGTACCTGGAGCGCATCGCCGACCGCATCGAAGCCCGCAGCGAGGCCATCGCCCGGGTGGAGGTGCTGGACACGGGCATGCCCATCAGCCAGGCGCGGGGGCAGGCGACCCGGGCGGCGGAGAACTTCCGCTTCTTCGCCCGGCGGATCCAGGACCTGGGCGGTCACGTCTGGCAGGTGGGCGACCGGTTCGTCAACTACGTGGTCCACAAGCCCGTCGGGGTGGCGGGTCTGATCACCCCGTGGAACACCCCCTTCATGCTGGCGACCTGGAAGGTGGCGCCCTGCCTGGCGGCGGGGAACACCTGCGTGCTCAAGCCCGCCGAGTGGGCGCCCCTCTCCGCCCACCTGCTGGCGGAGATCGTGGCGGAGGCGGGGCTGCCGGAGGGTGTGTTCAACGTGGTCCACGGCTTCGGCGAGCCGGCCGGGGCCAGCCTGGTGGCCCACCCGGCGGTCAACCTGATCTCCTTCACCGGCGAGACCACGACGGGCAAGGCGATCATGGCCAACGGGGCCGCCACCCTCAAGCGGTACTCCTTCGAGCTGGGCGGCAAGTCGCCGGTGGTGATCTTCGCCGACGCGGACCTCGAGCGGGCGGTGGACGCCGCGGTGTTCGGCGTCTTCTCCCTCAACGGCGAGCGGTGCACGGCGGGGTCGCGGCTCCTGGTGGAAGAACCGGTCTACCGCGACGTGGTCGAGGCCGTGGCCCGGCGGGCGGCTCGGATCCGCATCGGCGACCCGGCCGACCCGCGCACGGAGCTGGGGCCGCTCATCCACCCGGAGCACTGGCGGCGGGTGATGGGATACGTGGAGGCCGGGCGGGCCGAGGGGGCGGAGCTTCTCACCGGCGGGCGGCGGCCACCCGGGCTCCCGCCGGAGCTCGCGGGGGGCAACTACCTCGAGGCGACGGTCTTCGCTGGCGCCCGGCCGGGCATGCGGGTGTTCCAGGAGGAGATCTTCGGGCCGGTGGTGGTCGCGACGCCCTTCCGCACGGAGGACGAGGCGGTCCGCCTGGCCAACGCCGTCCGCTACGGGCTGGCGGCCTACGTCTGGACCCGGGACGTGGGGCGAGCCCACCGGGTCGGCCAGGCCATCGACGCCGGCATGGTGTGGCTCAATTCCCAGAACGTGCGCGACCTGCGGACGCCCTTCGGCGGGATGAAGGACAGCGGCATCGGCCGGGAGGGCGGCGACTACAGCTTCGAGTTCTACTGCGAGCGGCAGGTGATCCACGTGGCCCTGGGGGAGCACCCGATCCCGCGCTTCGGTGCGGGATGA
- a CDS encoding fumarylacetoacetate hydrolase family protein — protein sequence MKRARFLAAGRYHEGYLAEPGILVDEAGRPHLEDAVSFLPPVEPRKVIGLALNYADHAAELSLSVPDEPALFFKPPNTWVGHRAPVVVPAGAGFVHYEIELAVVIGRRCRRVAPERAYDVVGGYTIANDVTVRDFITNVYRPPVKAKGWDTFCPLGPYLVEGEIADPHALGMRVYVNGELRQQGHTSQMLRRVPELVAYLSEFMTLEPGDVILTGTPKGISPVRPGDVMRLEIDGLGALENPVVEEPASGGPRSGLDTGPRAGPVGTPPTGP from the coding sequence ATGAAGCGGGCCCGTTTCCTCGCTGCCGGCCGCTACCACGAGGGATACCTGGCCGAGCCCGGCATCCTGGTCGACGAGGCCGGCCGCCCCCACCTGGAGGACGCGGTGAGCTTCCTGCCACCCGTCGAGCCCCGCAAGGTGATCGGCTTGGCCCTGAACTACGCCGACCACGCCGCCGAGCTGTCGCTTTCCGTGCCGGACGAACCGGCCCTCTTCTTCAAGCCGCCCAACACCTGGGTGGGTCACCGGGCGCCCGTGGTGGTGCCGGCGGGGGCCGGGTTCGTCCACTACGAGATCGAACTGGCGGTGGTCATCGGCCGGCGGTGCCGGCGGGTGGCGCCCGAACGGGCCTACGACGTGGTGGGCGGTTACACCATCGCCAACGACGTGACGGTGCGGGACTTCATCACCAACGTCTACCGGCCGCCGGTCAAGGCGAAGGGCTGGGACACCTTCTGTCCCCTGGGGCCCTATCTCGTGGAGGGGGAGATCGCCGACCCCCACGCGCTGGGGATGCGGGTGTACGTCAACGGGGAGCTGCGGCAGCAGGGGCACACCTCCCAGATGCTGCGCCGGGTGCCGGAGCTGGTGGCGTACCTCAGCGAGTTCATGACCCTGGAGCCCGGCGACGTGATCCTGACCGGAACGCCCAAGGGCATCAGCCCGGTCCGACCGGGCGACGTGATGCGGCTGGAGATCGACGGGTTGGGGGCGCTGGAGAACCCGGTGGTGGAGGAACCGGCGTCCGGCGGGCCGCGCAGCGGGCTAGACACCGGGCCGCGGGCCGGACCCGTGGGGACGCCGCCCACCGGGCCGTGA
- the hpaB gene encoding 4-hydroxyphenylacetate 3-monooxygenase, oxygenase component: MPARDGRAYVEALNASRRDVLIHGERVTGRIAEHPAFRNLVRTFAALYDLQHRPELRDIMTYPSPTTGEPVGVHFLMPRTRDDLARRRAFMQVWADYSGGMLGRTGDYLSGAIVAMAGAAAWFAQADPAFAENIRRYYEYIRENDLLLTHTLINPQANRAAGPAGQKDPYLAARIVKHTDRGIVIRGARMLATLGPIADEIMVFPSTLLKATPEDEPYSYAFAIPCDTPGLRFLCRESFDYGRSRFDHPLGSRFDEIDAIVIFDDVLVPYERCFMIGHPELCNGLYAETSATAFMTHQVMVKNLAKTEFILGVVSLLTDAIQIERFQHVQEKVAEIIVAREILASLLRAAEVDAAPNRWGVMTPAWGPLNAGRNWFPKVYQRFVEILRQLGASGLMALPTEGDVFGPGRADVERYLQAATLDGVERVRLFRLAWDAALSAFAGRQALYEYFFFGDPVRMAGALVASYDREPFKERVRRFLTEEPATAGGATRPEAGPASGAAAAGL; encoded by the coding sequence ATGCCGGCACGGGACGGCCGTGCCTACGTGGAGGCGCTCAACGCCTCCCGACGCGACGTGCTCATCCACGGGGAGCGGGTGACGGGCCGCATCGCCGAGCACCCGGCCTTCCGCAACCTGGTGCGGACCTTCGCCGCCCTCTACGACCTCCAACACCGGCCGGAGCTTCGGGACATCATGACCTACCCGTCGCCCACCACCGGCGAGCCGGTGGGGGTGCATTTCCTCATGCCGCGCACCCGTGACGACCTGGCCCGCCGGCGAGCCTTTATGCAGGTCTGGGCCGACTACAGCGGCGGGATGCTGGGCCGGACGGGCGACTACCTCAGCGGGGCCATCGTCGCCATGGCGGGGGCGGCGGCGTGGTTCGCCCAGGCGGACCCCGCTTTCGCGGAGAACATCCGGCGCTATTACGAGTACATCCGGGAGAACGACCTGCTCCTCACTCACACGCTGATCAACCCCCAGGCCAACCGCGCGGCGGGGCCGGCGGGGCAGAAGGACCCCTACCTGGCGGCGCGGATCGTCAAGCACACCGACCGCGGGATCGTGATCCGCGGCGCCCGGATGCTGGCGACCCTGGGCCCCATCGCCGACGAGATCATGGTCTTCCCCTCGACCCTGCTCAAGGCGACGCCGGAGGACGAGCCCTACTCCTACGCCTTCGCCATCCCCTGCGACACGCCGGGACTGCGCTTCCTCTGCCGCGAGAGCTTCGACTACGGGCGCAGCCGGTTCGACCACCCGCTCGGGTCCCGCTTCGACGAGATCGACGCCATCGTGATCTTCGACGACGTGCTGGTGCCCTACGAGCGGTGCTTCATGATCGGCCACCCGGAGCTCTGCAACGGCCTCTATGCGGAGACGTCGGCCACCGCCTTCATGACCCACCAGGTGATGGTGAAGAACCTGGCCAAGACGGAGTTCATCCTGGGGGTCGTGTCGCTGCTCACCGACGCCATCCAGATCGAGCGGTTCCAGCACGTGCAGGAGAAGGTGGCGGAGATCATCGTCGCCCGGGAGATCCTGGCCAGCCTGCTGCGGGCGGCGGAGGTCGACGCGGCGCCCAACCGGTGGGGGGTGATGACGCCAGCGTGGGGGCCGCTGAACGCCGGCCGCAACTGGTTCCCCAAGGTGTACCAGCGGTTCGTGGAGATCCTCCGGCAGCTGGGGGCCAGCGGGCTCATGGCCCTGCCCACCGAGGGCGACGTGTTCGGGCCGGGGCGGGCCGACGTGGAGCGCTACCTGCAGGCGGCGACCCTGGACGGGGTGGAGCGGGTGCGGCTCTTCCGCCTGGCATGGGATGCGGCCCTCTCCGCCTTCGCCGGGCGGCAGGCGCTGTACGAGTACTTCTTCTTCGGCGACCCGGTGCGGATGGCGGGGGCGCTGGTGGCGAGCTACGACCGGGAGCCCTTCAAGGAGCGGGTGCGGCGGTTCCTGACGGAAGAACCGGCCACCGCCGGCGGGGCGACGCGGCCGGAAGCCGGGCCGGCATCCGGTGCCGCCGCGGCGGGTCTGTGA
- a CDS encoding enoyl-CoA hydratase family protein, with translation MQQDVPPLRPMKGLHLPGHGLRLADYQARHFLWSVEGSVATITLNRPERKNALTFESYAELRDLFRALAYAVDIKVVVVTGAEGNFCSGGDVFEIIGRLVETDMPGLLRFTRMTGDLVKAMRHCPQPVIAAVDGVCVGAGAMIALASDIRLGTPRSRVGFVFTRVGLAGCDMGACTLLPWVVGQGRAAELLYTGRMMDGPEAERWGFFNRLLAPEELLPAAQSLALELAQGPTFALAMTKAMLHQEWNMGLDEAIEAEAQAQAICMATRDFTRGYQSFLAKGMPEFQGD, from the coding sequence GTGCAACAGGACGTGCCACCGCTACGCCCGATGAAGGGCCTTCACCTTCCGGGACATGGGCTTCGCCTGGCGGACTATCAGGCCCGGCATTTTCTCTGGTCTGTTGAGGGTTCCGTCGCCACCATTACGCTAAACCGTCCCGAGCGCAAAAACGCCCTGACCTTTGAGAGCTATGCCGAGCTGCGGGATCTTTTCCGGGCCCTGGCCTACGCGGTGGACATCAAAGTCGTGGTGGTCACCGGGGCCGAGGGCAACTTCTGCTCTGGGGGCGACGTCTTTGAGATCATCGGCCGGCTAGTGGAAACCGACATGCCGGGGCTGCTGCGCTTCACCCGGATGACGGGCGATTTGGTCAAGGCCATGCGCCATTGTCCTCAGCCGGTGATTGCGGCAGTCGACGGCGTTTGCGTAGGCGCCGGGGCCATGATCGCCTTAGCCTCCGACATCCGCCTTGGAACCCCGCGGAGCCGAGTGGGATTCGTGTTTACGCGGGTCGGCTTGGCGGGATGTGACATGGGAGCGTGTACCCTGCTGCCCTGGGTGGTCGGCCAGGGACGGGCTGCCGAGCTGCTTTACACCGGCCGGATGATGGATGGTCCTGAAGCGGAACGGTGGGGCTTTTTCAACCGCTTGCTCGCGCCCGAGGAACTTCTTCCCGCCGCCCAGTCCCTGGCGTTGGAGCTGGCCCAGGGCCCCACCTTTGCCTTGGCTATGACCAAAGCGATGCTTCATCAGGAGTGGAACATGGGCCTGGATGAGGCCATCGAGGCCGAGGCCCAGGCCCAGGCCATCTGTATGGCCACGCGCGACTTCACCCGCGGCTATCAGTCGTTTTTGGCCAAGGGGATGCCCGAATTTCAGGGGGATTAA